Proteins encoded in a region of the Streptomyces sp. NBC_00258 genome:
- a CDS encoding (Fe-S)-binding protein has translation MRVALFLTCVNDTLYPDTGRAVVKLLTRLGVDVDFPMAQTCCGQAHYNTGYRHQAEPMARHFSDVFGGYEAIVTPSGSCGAMVRELYPRMGERARAEGRGDTLAATLAPVVPKTYELTEFLVDVLGVTDVGAYYPHTVTYHPTCHGLRSLGLGDRPRRLLQSVKGLELKELPGADECCGFGGTFAVKNSDVSAAMGADKVRNAESTGADVLCAADNSCLMHIGGTMTRLRTDMRPVHIAEILASTEEEPLS, from the coding sequence ATGCGTGTCGCTCTGTTCCTGACCTGTGTCAACGACACGCTCTACCCGGATACCGGCCGCGCCGTGGTGAAACTGCTGACCAGGCTGGGCGTGGACGTCGATTTCCCGATGGCGCAGACGTGCTGCGGGCAGGCGCACTACAACACCGGTTACCGTCACCAGGCCGAGCCGATGGCCCGGCATTTCTCCGATGTTTTCGGAGGGTACGAAGCGATCGTGACCCCATCGGGGTCGTGCGGCGCGATGGTGCGGGAGTTGTATCCGCGGATGGGCGAGCGGGCGCGCGCCGAGGGCCGCGGGGACACCCTCGCAGCCACGCTCGCGCCGGTCGTGCCGAAGACGTACGAGCTCACCGAGTTCCTGGTCGACGTGCTCGGGGTGACGGACGTGGGCGCGTACTACCCGCACACCGTCACGTACCACCCCACCTGTCACGGGCTGCGGAGCCTCGGGCTCGGCGACCGGCCGCGCCGACTGCTCCAGTCCGTCAAGGGACTTGAGCTGAAGGAGCTGCCCGGCGCGGACGAGTGCTGTGGCTTCGGCGGCACGTTCGCCGTCAAGAACTCCGATGTATCGGCGGCGATGGGTGCCGACAAGGTGCGCAACGCCGAGTCGACGGGCGCCGACGTGCTGTGCGCGGCCGACAACTCCTGCCTCATGCACATCGGCGGCACCATGACCCGGCTCAGGACGGACATGCGTCCGGTGCACATCGCGGAGATCCTCGCGAGCACGGAGGAGGAGCCCCTCTCATGA
- a CDS encoding LutB/LldF family L-lactate oxidation iron-sulfur protein, with product MSGGTFVGMPSFPKAAHEAVNNKTLRGNLRHATHTIRAKRANAVAEVSDWAELREAGKQIKDHTLRHLDRYLVQLEESVTAAGGTVHWAADADEANRIVTYLVKATGESEVVKVKSMATQEIGLNEALEAEGINAYETDLAELIVQLGKDRPSHILVPAIHRNRGEIRDIFAREMSEWGRPAPEGLTDTPAELAEAARVHLREKFLRAKVGVSGANFMVAETGTLVVVESEGNGRMCLTLPETLISVVGIEKIVPAWQDLEVFLQTLPRSSTAERMNPYTSTWTGTTDEDGPQTFHLVLIDNGRTDTLADEVGRQALRCIRCSACLNVCPVYERAGGHAYGSVYPGPIGAILSPQLRGTQSEIDASLPYASSLCGACYDVCPVAIDIPEVLVHLRERVVEGGVVTRDGAKVVLKPAKGHAAERAAMRAARWAFGHPGALRTGQRFASRTRRFHPRTLPGPGKAWSETRALPTVPAEPFRDWWQRTHGGKDASK from the coding sequence ATGAGCGGTGGGACTTTCGTCGGGATGCCGTCCTTCCCCAAGGCCGCGCACGAGGCCGTCAACAACAAGACCCTGCGCGGCAATCTGCGCCACGCCACCCACACCATCCGCGCCAAGCGCGCGAACGCGGTCGCGGAGGTCTCCGACTGGGCCGAGCTGCGCGAGGCCGGCAAACAGATCAAGGACCACACGCTCCGTCATCTCGACCGGTATCTCGTGCAGTTGGAGGAGTCGGTCACGGCGGCGGGCGGCACGGTGCACTGGGCCGCCGACGCGGACGAGGCCAACCGGATCGTCACGTATCTCGTCAAGGCGACCGGCGAGAGCGAGGTCGTCAAGGTCAAGTCGATGGCCACGCAGGAGATCGGTCTCAACGAGGCGCTCGAGGCCGAGGGCATCAACGCCTACGAGACCGATCTCGCCGAGCTCATCGTGCAGTTGGGCAAGGACCGGCCCTCCCACATCCTCGTGCCGGCCATCCACCGCAACCGCGGCGAGATCCGTGACATCTTCGCGCGCGAGATGAGCGAGTGGGGCCGCCCCGCGCCGGAGGGTCTCACCGACACGCCCGCCGAACTGGCCGAGGCCGCCCGCGTGCATCTGCGCGAGAAGTTCCTGCGCGCCAAGGTCGGTGTCTCCGGCGCCAACTTCATGGTCGCCGAGACCGGCACGCTGGTCGTCGTGGAGTCCGAGGGCAACGGCCGGATGTGCCTGACCCTCCCCGAGACGCTGATCTCGGTCGTCGGCATCGAGAAGATCGTGCCGGCCTGGCAGGACCTGGAGGTCTTCCTCCAGACGCTCCCCCGCTCCTCCACGGCCGAGCGCATGAACCCGTACACCTCCACCTGGACCGGCACGACGGACGAGGACGGTCCCCAGACCTTCCATCTGGTCCTCATCGACAACGGCCGCACCGACACGCTGGCCGACGAGGTGGGCCGCCAGGCCCTGCGCTGCATCCGCTGTTCGGCGTGCCTCAACGTCTGCCCGGTGTACGAGCGGGCGGGCGGCCACGCGTACGGCTCGGTCTACCCGGGCCCGATCGGCGCGATCCTCAGCCCTCAACTCCGGGGCACGCAGAGCGAGATCGACGCGTCGCTCCCGTACGCCTCCTCGTTGTGCGGTGCCTGCTACGACGTCTGCCCGGTGGCCATCGACATCCCGGAGGTGCTGGTGCATCTACGGGAGCGGGTCGTCGAGGGCGGCGTCGTGACCCGGGACGGCGCCAAGGTCGTGCTCAAGCCCGCGAAGGGGCATGCCGCCGAGCGGGCGGCGATGCGCGCGGCGCGGTGGGCCTTCGGTCATCCGGGCGCGCTGCGCACCGGCCAGCGATTCGCCTCCCGGACCCGCCGTTTCCATCCGCGGACCCTGCCCGGTCCCGGTAAAGCCTGGAGCGAGACCCGGGCGCTGCCGACGGTTCCCGCGGAGCCGTTCCGCGACTGGTGGCAGCGGACGCACGGTGGAAAGGACGCGTCGAAGTGA
- a CDS encoding LutC/YkgG family protein, which produces MSSRDLILARVRRAIADVPRDDTPYDQAFERGYLREHGDRSVEQTVDLLAENLADYRARVHRCDADGLAETIARLLAERGSTSVVTPTGLDPEWLAAADVTRVPDRLDSTPAELDRVDSVVTACAVAIAETGTIVLDGGPDQGRRRITLVPDHHICVVRVPGQVVSSVPQGLERLDPARPLTWISGPSATSDIELDRVEGVHGPRTLEVVLVSGE; this is translated from the coding sequence GTGAGCAGCAGGGATCTGATCCTGGCCCGGGTACGGCGCGCGATCGCGGACGTACCGCGAGACGACACGCCGTACGACCAGGCCTTCGAGCGCGGGTATCTGCGCGAGCACGGGGACCGGAGTGTCGAGCAGACGGTGGACCTGCTGGCGGAGAACCTCGCGGACTACCGGGCGCGGGTGCACCGCTGTGACGCCGACGGGCTGGCGGAGACGATCGCCCGGCTGCTGGCCGAGCGGGGTTCGACGTCGGTCGTCACGCCGACGGGCCTGGACCCGGAGTGGCTTGCGGCCGCCGACGTGACGCGGGTTCCGGACCGGCTCGACAGCACCCCGGCCGAACTGGACCGCGTCGACAGCGTCGTCACCGCGTGTGCGGTCGCGATCGCCGAGACCGGCACCATCGTCCTGGACGGCGGCCCGGACCAGGGCCGTCGCCGGATCACCCTGGTCCCGGACCACCACATCTGTGTCGTACGCGTCCCCGGCCAGGTCGTGTCCTCCGTGCCCCAGGGGCTGGAGCGCCTGGACCCGGCCCGCCCGCTGACCTGGATCTCGGGCCCCTCCGCCACCAGTGACATCGAGCTCGACCGGGTGGAGGGGGTGCACGGTCCGCGCACGCTGGAGGTGGTGCTGGTGAGCGGAGAGTGA
- a CDS encoding betaine/proline/choline family ABC transporter ATP-binding protein (Members of the family are the ATP-binding subunit of ABC transporters for substrates such as betaine, L-proline or other amino acids, choline, carnitine, etc. The substrate specificity is best determined from the substrate-binding subunit, rather than this subunit, as it interacts with the permease subunit and not with substrate directly.), which translates to MIRFEQVTKRYPDGTTAVDGLSFEVSEGELVTLVGPSGCGKTTTMMMVNRLIEPTSGRILVDGEDIAAVDPVKLRRRIGYVIQQVGLFPHRTVLDNTATVPTLVGWKRAKARARAAELLDLVGLDPKTFGSRYPDQLSGGQRQRVGVARALAADPPVLLMDEPFGAVDPVVREQLQDEFLRMQAAVRKTVLLVTHDIEEAVRLGDRIAVYGQGRIEQFDTPGAVLGTPATPYVAEFVGADRGLKRLSVTEIEPDDLEQPPVARLDEPAERAAARLDTEGARWAVVLDSGGDLHGWVGVDELAAGGTVGDLAHRMNSWVPVGAPLKQAFGVMLQHDAGWVAVLEGARFLGVLTPAKLHEALRRSVDADALGVARGQVEFDSVADA; encoded by the coding sequence ATGATCCGGTTCGAGCAGGTCACCAAGCGCTACCCGGACGGCACGACGGCCGTGGACGGCCTCTCGTTCGAGGTGTCCGAGGGCGAACTCGTCACGCTCGTGGGCCCGTCCGGCTGCGGCAAGACGACGACCATGATGATGGTGAACCGCCTCATCGAGCCGACGTCCGGCCGGATCCTCGTGGACGGCGAGGACATCGCGGCGGTGGACCCCGTGAAGCTCAGGCGACGGATCGGATACGTCATCCAGCAGGTGGGCCTCTTCCCGCACCGGACGGTCCTCGACAACACGGCGACCGTGCCGACGCTCGTGGGCTGGAAGAGGGCGAAGGCCCGCGCGCGGGCGGCTGAGCTGCTCGACCTGGTCGGTCTGGACCCGAAGACGTTCGGCTCGCGCTATCCGGACCAGTTGTCGGGCGGTCAGCGCCAGCGCGTCGGCGTGGCGCGGGCGCTCGCTGCCGACCCGCCGGTGCTGCTGATGGACGAGCCGTTCGGTGCGGTCGACCCGGTGGTGCGCGAGCAGTTGCAGGACGAGTTCCTGCGGATGCAGGCCGCCGTGCGCAAGACGGTGCTGCTGGTCACGCACGACATCGAGGAGGCCGTCCGGCTCGGCGACCGCATCGCGGTGTACGGGCAGGGGCGCATCGAGCAGTTCGACACGCCCGGGGCGGTGCTGGGCACCCCGGCGACTCCGTACGTGGCCGAGTTCGTGGGCGCCGACCGGGGTCTGAAGCGGCTGTCGGTCACCGAGATCGAGCCCGACGACCTGGAGCAGCCCCCGGTCGCGCGCCTCGACGAGCCGGCCGAGCGGGCCGCCGCCCGGCTGGACACGGAGGGCGCCCGCTGGGCCGTCGTCCTGGACTCCGGCGGCGATCTGCACGGCTGGGTGGGTGTCGACGAGCTGGCCGCGGGCGGCACGGTCGGTGACCTGGCCCACCGGATGAACTCCTGGGTGCCGGTGGGCGCCCCGCTGAAGCAGGCCTTCGGTGTGATGCTCCAGCACGACGCCGGGTGGGTGGCCGTGCTGGAGGGTGCGCGGTTCCTCGGCGTACTGACCCCCGCGAAGCTGCACGAGGCGCTACGGCGGTCGGTGGACGCGGACGCCCTGGGTGTGGCGCGGGGTCAGGTG